One segment of Thermus oshimai DSM 12092 DNA contains the following:
- a CDS encoding NADH-ubiquinone oxidoreductase-F iron-sulfur binding region domain-containing protein: MEKPGLLPLLDARLPLTEEGVAEAARLAGVSLAQAWGVVRYYPRYGEVREGRYLVDDPVARARGIGSLLEGTVGTHPPLGLEALAPAYVRVEGEERWVEVGGRAEPFATFRLPFALGHGRKLLPPEPTDTLEAYRAQGGLRALEAARKGDLTPEALLKAVEEAGLLGRGGAAFPTHLKLRAVARGEAPRYLVANGDESEPGNFKDRFLLEHHPFLVLEGALLAGFAVGASRVYLYIREEFQAAIRGLKEAIGALEEAGLLLVPTEVFQSGGLYICGEETALLESMEGRRAEPRLKPPFPVEKGLWGRPTAVQNVETLAAIPRILEGLEAWRREEPKLFSISGDVAAPGLYELPLGTPLGEALRRAGGEPEGLKAVLLGGAAGVFTRDFAFPLRYRERLPLGAGAVVAFGEGVDLWAVLEGLAHFFQEESCGKCFPCPLGTTVQLALVQRRVRDARLVEDLASTLKGSLCGLGQSAYWAYRSLLEVEGAA, from the coding sequence ATGGAAAAACCGGGCCTCCTTCCCCTCCTGGACGCCCGCCTTCCCCTCACGGAGGAGGGCGTGGCCGAGGCCGCCCGCCTGGCGGGGGTGAGCCTGGCCCAGGCCTGGGGGGTGGTGCGCTACTACCCGCGGTATGGGGAGGTGCGGGAGGGGCGCTATCTGGTGGACGACCCCGTGGCCCGGGCCCGGGGGATTGGGAGCCTCCTGGAGGGCACGGTGGGCACCCATCCCCCCTTGGGCCTCGAGGCCCTGGCCCCGGCCTACGTGCGGGTGGAGGGGGAAGAGCGGTGGGTGGAGGTGGGGGGGCGGGCCGAGCCCTTCGCCACCTTCCGCCTCCCCTTCGCCCTGGGCCACGGGCGGAAGCTCCTCCCGCCGGAGCCCACGGACACCCTCGAGGCCTACCGGGCCCAGGGGGGGCTTAGGGCCCTGGAGGCCGCCCGCAAAGGGGACCTCACCCCGGAGGCCCTCCTAAAGGCGGTGGAGGAGGCGGGGCTTCTGGGCCGGGGCGGGGCCGCCTTCCCCACCCACCTGAAGCTCCGGGCCGTGGCCCGGGGGGAGGCCCCCCGCTACCTGGTGGCGAACGGGGACGAGTCCGAGCCCGGCAACTTCAAGGACCGCTTCCTCCTGGAGCACCACCCCTTCCTGGTCCTGGAAGGGGCCCTCCTGGCGGGCTTTGCCGTGGGGGCCAGCCGGGTCTACCTCTACATCCGGGAGGAGTTCCAGGCGGCCATCCGGGGGCTTAAGGAGGCCATAGGCGCCCTGGAGGAGGCGGGGCTGCTCCTGGTCCCCACGGAGGTCTTCCAAAGCGGGGGGCTTTACATCTGCGGGGAGGAGACGGCCCTTTTGGAGTCCATGGAGGGCCGGCGGGCCGAGCCCCGCCTGAAGCCCCCCTTCCCGGTGGAAAAGGGGCTTTGGGGCAGGCCCACCGCGGTGCAGAACGTGGAGACCCTGGCCGCCATCCCCCGCATCCTGGAGGGCCTCGAGGCCTGGCGGAGGGAGGAGCCCAAGCTCTTCTCCATCAGCGGGGACGTGGCCGCCCCCGGGCTTTACGAGCTCCCCCTGGGCACCCCCTTGGGGGAGGCCCTGAGGCGGGCCGGGGGGGAGCCGGAAGGCTTGAAGGCCGTTCTCCTGGGGGGCGCGGCGGGGGTCTTCACCCGGGACTTCGCCTTCCCCTTGCGCTACCGGGAACGGCTCCCCTTGGGGGCGGGGGCGGTGGTGGCCTTCGGGGAGGGGGTGGACCTCTGGGCGGTGCTGGAGGGCCTGGCCCACTTTTTCCAGGAGGAGTCCTGCGGCAAGTGCTTCCCCTGCCCCTTAGGAACAACGGTCCAGCTCGCCCTGGTCCAAAGGCGGGTGCGGGATGCCCGGCTGGTGGAGGACCTTGCGAGCACCCTAAAGGGAAGCCTCTGCGGGCTGGGCCAGTCCGCCTACTGGGCCTACCGGAGCCTACTGGAGGTGGAAGGTGCGGCTTAA